From one Deltaproteobacteria bacterium genomic stretch:
- a CDS encoding amidohydrolase, which produces YLESVAHEVLPQGSTARLAHPTMGGEDFAYYLERVPGSFFFIGVDDGRAGGYPSLHHPAYDFNDDALPHGMKMFVHAALSYADHGK; this is translated from the coding sequence CTACTTAGAGTCCGTGGCGCATGAGGTATTACCCCAAGGCAGTACTGCGCGACTGGCACACCCTACGATGGGTGGGGAGGACTTCGCCTATTATCTGGAACGTGTGCCAGGATCTTTCTTTTTCATCGGTGTGGACGACGGGCGTGCGGGAGGATATCCCTCGCTGCATCATCCAGCCTACGATTTCAACGATGACGCTCTTCCCCATGGTATGAAGATGTTTGTCCATGCAGCGTTATCGTATGCAGATCACGGCAAATGA
- a CDS encoding alpha/beta fold hydrolase yields MVHRLWQGPFRRVVDKVWHLRVMSLAKSGFHSYQHKLPADLGIGRMHAIATGDRGDGPIWIFVHGFTSQALDWEPLITKLTDDCSKIVAMDLPGHGLTGLPKGHILSGDDVLEATVDFVRHEVPIERGCVVVGNSMGGLVAAKLTMRVRELVRGTVLISPFGAPYTNEEIDTVLDQFTLSDYKRAKNFVRQLFPNGVPPPGLRAMAIYMWAHFNRKHLLDLMPQAHNYPMLTASDMASMPETLLIWGTDDFILPSSGLDFFRNGLPARSSTILTPPRYNHMPFFEMSQHVANDIKHWAEAHKLL; encoded by the coding sequence ATGGTGCACAGACTTTGGCAGGGGCCATTCCGGCGGGTCGTTGATAAAGTGTGGCATCTCAGAGTGATGAGCCTGGCTAAAAGTGGCTTTCATTCCTACCAACATAAGTTGCCGGCAGATCTCGGCATCGGTCGTATGCATGCCATTGCGACTGGTGACCGTGGCGACGGTCCTATCTGGATTTTTGTTCACGGTTTCACCTCCCAAGCGCTGGACTGGGAACCCTTAATCACTAAACTCACGGACGACTGCAGTAAAATCGTCGCCATGGACCTGCCGGGCCATGGTCTTACGGGACTACCCAAAGGCCACATCCTTTCGGGGGATGACGTACTTGAGGCCACTGTTGACTTTGTCCGCCACGAAGTGCCGATCGAGCGAGGTTGTGTCGTGGTCGGTAACTCCATGGGCGGCCTGGTGGCGGCCAAGTTGACTATGCGAGTCCGAGAACTTGTTCGTGGCACGGTATTGATCTCCCCCTTTGGTGCGCCGTACACCAACGAGGAGATCGACACGGTTCTCGATCAATTCACGTTGAGCGATTATAAAAGGGCGAAGAATTTTGTCCGTCAGCTATTCCCCAACGGCGTGCCACCGCCAGGACTCAGGGCCATGGCCATCTATATGTGGGCACATTTCAATCGTAAGCATCTACTGGATCTTATGCCGCAGGCGCACAACTATCCCATGTTAACCGCATCAGATATGGCATCGATGCCCGAAACTTTGCTCATCTGGGGCACAGACGATTTTATTCTACCCTCTTCTGGCCTCGATTTTTTTCGAAACGGCCTCCCTGCAAGGTCGTCAACAATCCTGACACCACCGCGATATAATCACATGCCGTTCTTCGAAATGTCGCAACACGTGGCCAATGACATTAAGCATTGGGCCGAGGCCCATAAGTTACTCTAG
- a CDS encoding DEAD/DEAH box helicase: MTARWFAARFGTPTPPQREAWPRIASGVDTLVAAPTGSGKTLTAFLVAIDRLLRTALDGDLKDQTEILYISPLKALASDVRRNLELPLAEIEACAAKEGTPVRGIRALVRSGDSTASQRAAMLKKPPHILVTTPESLYLLLTSPKGRNNLKSVKTVIIDEIHALARDKRGSHLALSLARLDDLCERATGLRPQRIGLSATQKPIEAIAHFLSGNDPRTPQPEGPCAIVDTGHKRKLDLAIEVPPSELGTVCSQEQWQEIYERLQKLIEEHRSTLIFVNTRKLAERVAFHLSQQLGEDNVTSHHGSLAKELRLAAETKLKAGQMKAIVATASLELGIDVGAIDLVVQIGSPRSIATFLQRVGRAGHSVGATPKGRLVALTRDELVEAMALIRAVRLGQLDRTVIPEGPLDILAQQVVAEAAAEEHDEDHLYQVMRRAYPYRTLTREHFGDVVAMLSVGFAGANKALAYVHRDRLSGKVRSRRGARLAAITSGGAIPELGDYRVVNEEDSAFIGTVNEEFAIESSRGDIFLLGNNSWQIMGLRGTDMLVRDMHGAPPNIPFWQGEAPGRTPELSLAVSDIRDEVDRRLTMPITADDPLFHLESLAHLGDTVPEAYEDACKWLQEETTCSPWASLQVTHYMAVEKAALGVLPTQSKVVFERFFDASGGMQLVIHAPFGMRINKGWGLALRKRFCRSFDFELQASADNDGIVLSLGPQHSFPIDQLFRMLSPENVTKLLEQAILQVPLFQIRWRWNANRALAVLRRHSGKRVPPALQRFRADDLMTAVFPAQTQCKEHVTGDIELPDHPLVRQTMHDCMHEAIDLGSLIELMERISNGAVELIARDTREPSPFAYQLLNAYPYAFLDDAPLEERRARAVATRRNLAFEPFSDLSLLSPAAIDQVEREVWPDARDADELHDVLSTTVVLPEDRAKASPGFATLLEELIADGRALRVYTDEAVLWSTSEAADLLVAAYPHARLEPRPDLPPHLRQEWTSEDARLTLIRAYMGVAGIVTAPYLAKTLGLAVADVTATLPAIELAGAVMRGRFRGDLIEPPGDGAATNSVPMQWCDRRLLIRIHKLTLEGLRQQIKPVPVEEFQLFLFTHQQLSPSARATGKQGLFDVVQKLAGFDAPAGAWESEILASRVEGYQPSWLDELTHSGLVSWGRLKPPKRDDDSEPRSQGMNRAVPLALFPREVLAFLAPVAATQRGNDILELATGKAVTAYEAIVAGGAQFFGELKTRTGLIESELEDALGELCWLGLIHADGFAAIRPFVARNRKAVARVRYGVNKQFFAGASYALGGRWAKFPGQLPETPESERIEFWAQLLLRRYGIVFRDLLTRESAAPSWGELARCYRTMEARGLVRGGRFVAGPFGEQFAMPEAVPQLRAIRDKRSGSDWAVIAAGDPLNLVGILAPGAKIPSSRQSLLGFVDGRHVATAHGGDIEFLSPIPTELEGSLRHALQVSGTFRYGSPLKRGRAKPKAQEPGSPDAIPRSLC, encoded by the coding sequence AGTCACTTTACCTTCTGCTCACTAGCCCCAAAGGGCGCAACAACCTCAAATCGGTCAAGACCGTCATCATCGATGAAATTCACGCATTGGCCCGTGACAAGCGGGGCTCCCATTTAGCGCTGTCTTTGGCACGCCTGGATGACCTGTGTGAACGCGCCACTGGTCTGAGACCCCAGCGCATCGGTCTCTCGGCAACGCAAAAGCCGATTGAGGCTATTGCCCATTTTCTCTCCGGTAACGACCCGCGCACGCCGCAACCTGAGGGACCATGTGCCATTGTCGACACCGGTCACAAGCGCAAACTCGACCTCGCAATTGAAGTGCCACCATCGGAACTCGGAACCGTCTGCTCCCAGGAGCAGTGGCAGGAAATCTACGAACGCTTACAAAAGCTCATTGAAGAGCATCGCAGTACGCTCATCTTCGTGAATACGAGAAAACTGGCCGAGCGCGTTGCCTTCCATCTGTCGCAGCAGCTTGGCGAGGATAACGTCACCAGTCACCACGGGAGCCTAGCCAAGGAGCTACGCCTTGCCGCCGAGACTAAGCTGAAGGCAGGGCAGATGAAGGCCATCGTGGCGACGGCTTCGCTCGAGCTCGGTATCGACGTTGGCGCCATCGACCTGGTCGTGCAAATCGGCTCTCCCCGTAGTATTGCCACCTTTTTGCAGCGTGTCGGCCGGGCCGGTCACAGCGTTGGCGCCACACCCAAAGGCAGACTTGTCGCTCTGACGCGTGACGAACTCGTCGAGGCAATGGCGCTGATTAGGGCCGTCCGCCTCGGTCAACTTGACCGCACCGTGATTCCCGAGGGGCCGCTGGATATACTGGCGCAGCAAGTAGTGGCCGAGGCTGCGGCCGAGGAGCACGACGAAGATCACCTCTATCAGGTGATGCGCCGTGCTTACCCCTACCGCACGCTAACGCGCGAGCATTTTGGCGACGTCGTGGCCATGCTATCTGTCGGTTTTGCCGGAGCCAACAAAGCCCTGGCCTATGTCCACAGGGATCGTTTGAGTGGCAAAGTACGGTCCCGACGCGGTGCGCGTTTAGCCGCAATCACTAGTGGGGGCGCGATTCCCGAGCTCGGCGATTACCGCGTCGTCAACGAAGAGGACAGTGCTTTCATCGGCACAGTGAACGAAGAGTTTGCTATAGAGAGTAGCCGTGGTGATATTTTTCTCCTCGGTAACAATTCGTGGCAAATTATGGGACTACGCGGCACCGACATGCTGGTGCGCGACATGCACGGTGCACCGCCGAATATACCTTTTTGGCAAGGCGAGGCACCAGGCCGCACGCCAGAGCTCTCGTTGGCAGTCTCAGACATCCGCGATGAGGTCGACCGACGCCTGACGATGCCGATCACCGCCGATGATCCTCTCTTCCATTTAGAATCACTCGCACATCTTGGTGACACTGTACCCGAGGCGTATGAAGACGCCTGTAAATGGCTTCAGGAGGAAACCACCTGCTCTCCGTGGGCCAGCCTCCAGGTGACGCATTACATGGCAGTTGAGAAGGCAGCCCTGGGCGTCCTTCCGACGCAAAGCAAAGTGGTCTTCGAACGGTTTTTTGATGCTAGCGGTGGCATGCAGCTGGTCATCCATGCTCCCTTTGGCATGCGTATCAATAAGGGCTGGGGTCTAGCTCTGCGGAAGCGTTTTTGCCGCAGCTTTGACTTTGAGCTGCAGGCCTCCGCCGATAATGATGGCATAGTGCTTTCGCTTGGACCCCAGCACAGCTTTCCCATCGATCAGCTCTTTAGGATGCTAAGCCCCGAGAACGTCACCAAACTGCTGGAGCAAGCCATACTGCAGGTGCCTCTCTTCCAGATTCGGTGGCGCTGGAACGCCAATAGAGCCCTGGCTGTACTGAGACGCCACAGCGGCAAAAGGGTACCACCAGCGCTGCAAAGATTCCGCGCTGACGATCTTATGACCGCGGTTTTTCCGGCTCAAACACAGTGCAAGGAACACGTCACCGGCGACATTGAACTTCCGGATCACCCCCTAGTGCGCCAGACCATGCATGACTGCATGCATGAGGCCATTGATCTCGGCTCGCTCATTGAACTCATGGAGCGGATCAGTAACGGCGCGGTCGAACTGATTGCCCGCGACACCCGCGAGCCCTCGCCCTTCGCCTACCAGTTGCTCAACGCTTATCCCTATGCATTTTTGGACGACGCCCCGCTAGAGGAAAGACGCGCCCGTGCTGTGGCTACCCGGAGAAATCTGGCCTTCGAGCCGTTCTCCGATCTTAGCCTACTATCCCCCGCCGCCATCGATCAGGTGGAGCGAGAAGTGTGGCCGGATGCGCGAGACGCCGACGAACTACACGACGTGCTCAGTACGACGGTGGTGTTGCCGGAAGATAGGGCTAAAGCTTCGCCCGGTTTTGCGACACTCTTGGAAGAGCTGATTGCCGATGGGCGCGCTCTGCGCGTTTATACGGACGAAGCCGTGCTTTGGAGCACCAGCGAGGCGGCCGACTTGCTGGTGGCAGCTTACCCCCATGCGCGCCTTGAACCAAGGCCGGACCTACCGCCACACCTACGGCAAGAGTGGACAAGTGAGGATGCGCGTTTAACCCTGATCCGCGCCTATATGGGGGTCGCTGGTATCGTAACCGCCCCTTATCTAGCTAAAACTCTGGGGTTAGCCGTGGCCGATGTGACGGCCACGCTACCGGCGATCGAGTTAGCGGGCGCGGTGATGCGCGGGCGCTTTCGCGGAGATCTGATCGAACCGCCAGGCGACGGCGCCGCGACCAATAGCGTACCCATGCAGTGGTGCGACCGACGCCTCCTAATCCGCATCCATAAGCTGACGCTTGAGGGCCTAAGACAGCAGATCAAACCGGTGCCGGTTGAAGAGTTTCAACTCTTCCTCTTCACGCATCAGCAACTATCTCCATCTGCGCGCGCCACGGGTAAACAAGGACTTTTTGATGTGGTACAAAAGCTGGCCGGCTTCGATGCACCAGCAGGCGCCTGGGAGTCAGAGATTCTCGCTAGCCGTGTCGAGGGCTACCAACCAAGCTGGCTAGACGAACTTACCCATAGCGGGCTAGTCAGCTGGGGCCGGCTTAAGCCGCCCAAAAGGGATGACGATAGCGAGCCCCGCAGTCAGGGCATGAACCGCGCCGTGCCGTTGGCACTTTTCCCGCGGGAAGTTTTAGCTTTTCTCGCGCCGGTTGCAGCGACGCAACGAGGTAACGACATTCTTGAGCTCGCCACAGGCAAAGCAGTAACAGCCTACGAAGCGATTGTAGCTGGTGGCGCCCAGTTTTTCGGTGAATTAAAAACCAGGACCGGTTTAATTGAGAGTGAATTAGAAGATGCTCTCGGTGAACTCTGTTGGCTTGGGCTGATTCATGCCGACGGCTTCGCCGCCATTCGGCCCTTTGTCGCACGTAACCGTAAGGCTGTAGCGCGCGTTCGTTACGGAGTAAACAAGCAGTTTTTTGCCGGTGCCAGCTACGCACTGGGCGGTAGATGGGCCAAGTTTCCAGGGCAATTACCTGAGACACCTGAGTCTGAGCGGATTGAGTTTTGGGCTCAACTCCTACTCAGGCGCTACGGTATTGTTTTTCGGGATCTGCTCACGAGGGAGTCTGCGGCTCCGTCGTGGGGTGAGTTGGCGCGCTGTTACCGGACCATGGAGGCGCGCGGTCTAGTGCGGGGTGGACGGTTCGTAGCCGGGCCATTTGGAGAGCAGTTTGCTATGCCTGAAGCTGTGCCTCAGCTCCGGGCCATAAGGGACAAACGCTCGGGAAGTGACTGGGCAGTGATCGCGGCCGGAGACCCACTTAATCTCGTCGGAATTTTGGCCCCAGGGGCTAAAATCCCAAGTTCCAGGCAGTCGCTTCTTGGTTTTGTCGACGGGCGCCATGTGGCCACCGCGCATGGCGGAGATATTGAATTTCTCAGCCCCATTCCGACGGAATTAGAGGGAAGCCTGCGACACGCGCTGCAAGTGAGTGGCACATTTCGCTATGGGTCGCCGCTCAAGCGCGGGCGCGCGAAACCGAAGGCGCAGGAGCCCGGCAGCCCAGATGCTATTCCCCGCAGTTTGTGCTAG